Proteins co-encoded in one Sebastes fasciatus isolate fSebFas1 chromosome 11, fSebFas1.pri, whole genome shotgun sequence genomic window:
- the LOC141777691 gene encoding cytochrome c oxidase assembly factor 1 homolog isoform X2, producing MRVSTSQLQQLAIFTTLLTGGGIGTMYYLLQKKFAASDYHRLALQKLEACPDAMESLGAPPLKVYNIHLTDRKNRIDQSTAQIKIPVTGSETGGYLYTSSIRDPDTNRWSLKLAVLQLREGRTIDLLNPPSPPGAPTQATEYTEGLDTGLWH from the exons ATGAGGGTTTCCACCAGTCAACTGCAGCAGCTCGCCATCTTCACCACCCTGCTGACCGGGGGTGGGATCGGCACCATGTACTATCTGCTGCAGA AGAAATTTGCTGCGTCAGACTACCACAGACTGGCTCTGCAGAAGTTGGAAGCATGTCCAGATGCCATGGAAAGCCTGGGGGCTCCGCCTTTAAAAGTCTACAACATCCatctgacagacagaaagaaccGCATCGATCAGTCTACAGCACAG ataaagatcCCTGTGACTGGGTCAGAAACTGGAGGTTATCTGTATACTTCTTCAATCAGAGACCCTGATACCAACAG GTGGAGTCTGAAACTGGCAGTGCTGCAGCTCAGGGAAGGACGGACCATCGACCTGCTGAATCCTCCGTCACCACCCGGAGCACCAACCCAGGCAACAGAGTACACAGAGGGGCTGGACACAGGCCTCTGGCACTGA
- the LOC141777691 gene encoding cytochrome c oxidase assembly factor 1 homolog isoform X1 — protein MVLSLKHNTSFTGKEVKMRVSTSQLQQLAIFTTLLTGGGIGTMYYLLQKKFAASDYHRLALQKLEACPDAMESLGAPPLKVYNIHLTDRKNRIDQSTAQIKIPVTGSETGGYLYTSSIRDPDTNRWSLKLAVLQLREGRTIDLLNPPSPPGAPTQATEYTEGLDTGLWH, from the exons ATGGTCCTATCGCTGAAACACAACACAAG CTTTACAGGGAAGGAAGTAAAGATGAGGGTTTCCACCAGTCAACTGCAGCAGCTCGCCATCTTCACCACCCTGCTGACCGGGGGTGGGATCGGCACCATGTACTATCTGCTGCAGA AGAAATTTGCTGCGTCAGACTACCACAGACTGGCTCTGCAGAAGTTGGAAGCATGTCCAGATGCCATGGAAAGCCTGGGGGCTCCGCCTTTAAAAGTCTACAACATCCatctgacagacagaaagaaccGCATCGATCAGTCTACAGCACAG ataaagatcCCTGTGACTGGGTCAGAAACTGGAGGTTATCTGTATACTTCTTCAATCAGAGACCCTGATACCAACAG GTGGAGTCTGAAACTGGCAGTGCTGCAGCTCAGGGAAGGACGGACCATCGACCTGCTGAATCCTCCGTCACCACCCGGAGCACCAACCCAGGCAACAGAGTACACAGAGGGGCTGGACACAGGCCTCTGGCACTGA